A single region of the Pontibacter kalidii genome encodes:
- a CDS encoding M1 family metallopeptidase produces the protein MTTEQSAMEQASGDVHSFAKPAEAVAQHLDLDIDVNFDQKVLSGTASYLIENKTGTDQIIFDTRGLQIEKVYLGDNMEETDFELGDEKEFLGRPLAVTIKPDTKKVTIQYKTSPDAAALQWLNPQQTAGKKHPFLFTQSQAILARTWIPIQDSPGIRITYNATVKVPKELLAVMSAENPVEKNASGVYTFEMKQPIPSYLMALSVGDLVFEKIGPQTGIYAEPATIKAATHEFAEMDKMLEAAEKLYGKYRWDRYDLLVLPPSFPFGGMENPRLTFVTPTVLAKDRSLTSLIAHELAHSWSGNLVTNATWDDFWLNEGFTVYFERRIMEEVYGKDYADMLNVLGYQDLQNTLNDLGADSQDTRLKLDLEGRDPDEGLTDIAYEKGNFFLQNIEKAVGREKFDAFLNNYFNTFAFQSTDTDKFLNFLRTELIKGDEQLAEQINIEGWVFSPGLPDGFEAPTSARFAKVEEAFQSWKNGKPAAQLNTKDWSSHEWLHFIRMLPEGMSQQQMAELDKAFNFTNSGNSEVLAAWFIHAIRNNYTTADQALETFLTNVGRRKFLVPIYKALAATPEGKQKALAIYAKARPNYHAVSTVTLDEMLK, from the coding sequence ATGACCACAGAACAAAGCGCGATGGAGCAAGCCTCCGGAGACGTGCATAGCTTTGCCAAGCCAGCCGAGGCCGTGGCCCAGCACCTGGACCTGGACATTGATGTAAACTTTGATCAGAAAGTGCTCAGCGGCACCGCCTCCTACCTTATCGAAAACAAAACAGGAACCGACCAGATCATTTTCGACACGCGTGGCCTGCAGATAGAGAAAGTTTACCTGGGCGATAACATGGAAGAAACCGACTTTGAGCTCGGCGATGAGAAGGAATTCCTGGGCCGTCCGCTCGCGGTCACCATCAAGCCAGACACCAAGAAAGTAACCATCCAGTATAAAACCTCTCCGGATGCAGCGGCCCTGCAGTGGCTCAACCCGCAGCAGACGGCGGGTAAAAAACACCCGTTCCTGTTCACGCAGTCGCAGGCCATACTTGCGCGCACCTGGATCCCGATCCAGGACAGCCCGGGCATCCGTATTACCTACAACGCGACCGTTAAAGTGCCTAAGGAACTGCTGGCTGTAATGAGTGCTGAGAACCCGGTGGAGAAAAATGCATCAGGCGTTTATACCTTCGAGATGAAGCAGCCGATCCCCTCCTACCTGATGGCCCTGTCGGTGGGTGACCTGGTGTTCGAGAAGATCGGGCCGCAGACGGGTATCTATGCCGAGCCGGCCACCATCAAGGCTGCCACGCATGAGTTTGCCGAGATGGACAAGATGCTGGAAGCGGCTGAAAAACTTTACGGCAAGTATAGATGGGACCGCTACGACCTGCTGGTGCTGCCGCCTTCTTTCCCCTTCGGCGGGATGGAGAATCCGCGCCTGACCTTTGTTACGCCCACTGTGCTGGCCAAGGACCGCTCGCTCACCAGCCTGATTGCCCATGAGCTGGCGCATAGCTGGAGCGGCAACCTGGTAACCAACGCCACCTGGGATGATTTCTGGCTGAACGAAGGCTTCACCGTATACTTTGAGCGCCGCATTATGGAGGAGGTCTACGGGAAAGACTACGCTGACATGCTCAACGTGCTGGGTTACCAGGACCTGCAGAACACCCTCAACGATCTGGGCGCTGACAGCCAGGACACCCGGCTGAAGCTGGACCTGGAAGGCCGTGACCCGGATGAGGGGTTGACAGACATCGCCTATGAGAAAGGCAACTTCTTTTTGCAGAACATCGAGAAAGCGGTGGGCCGAGAGAAGTTCGATGCCTTCCTGAACAACTACTTCAACACCTTCGCTTTCCAGAGCACTGATACAGATAAATTCCTCAACTTCCTGCGCACTGAACTGATCAAGGGCGATGAGCAACTGGCCGAGCAGATCAATATCGAGGGGTGGGTGTTCTCCCCTGGCCTGCCCGATGGCTTTGAGGCGCCGACGAGCGCGCGCTTTGCCAAGGTGGAGGAAGCCTTCCAGAGTTGGAAGAACGGAAAGCCAGCCGCGCAATTGAACACGAAGGACTGGTCGAGCCACGAGTGGCTGCACTTTATACGCATGCTGCCGGAGGGCATGAGCCAGCAGCAGATGGCAGAACTGGACAAGGCTTTCAACTTCACCAATTCCGGCAACTCCGAGGTGCTGGCAGCCTGGTTCATTCACGCCATCCGTAACAACTATACTACCGCAGACCAGGCGCTGGAAACGTTCCTGACCAACGTAGGGCGCCGCAAGTTTTTGGTGCCGATCTACAAGGCCCTGGCCGCCACGCCGGAAGGCAAGCAGAAGGCTTTGGCCATTTACGCCAAGGCGCGCCCGAACTACCATGCCGTGTCTACCGTCACGCTCGACGAGATGCTCAAATAA
- a CDS encoding YciE/YciF ferroxidase family protein, with product MKLNNLQDLLIHELKDIYNAEQQITKALPKMIKAASSDTLKQAFEEHLMVTEKQIERLDNVFDMMGEKAKGEKCKAMEGIIREAESMMDERADASVMDAALIASAQRVEHYEIAAYGTVCTYANQLGMKDVLNLLHQTLEEEKMTDQKLTQIAEKSINLKAGR from the coding sequence ATGAAACTAAACAACTTACAGGATCTCCTGATCCACGAACTGAAAGACATTTACAACGCAGAGCAGCAGATTACCAAGGCACTGCCCAAAATGATAAAGGCTGCCTCTTCTGATACCCTGAAGCAGGCTTTTGAGGAGCACCTGATGGTAACTGAAAAACAGATCGAGCGTCTGGATAATGTGTTTGATATGATGGGCGAGAAGGCCAAAGGAGAGAAGTGCAAAGCCATGGAGGGCATCATCCGTGAGGCCGAATCAATGATGGATGAAAGAGCCGATGCTTCCGTGATGGATGCCGCTTTGATTGCCTCTGCCCAGCGGGTAGAACACTACGAGATTGCCGCCTACGGCACCGTTTGCACCTATGCCAACCAGTTAGGCATGAAGGACGTGCTTAACCTGCTGCACCAAACGCTGGAAGAGGAGAAAATGACAGACCAGAAACTGACCCAGATTGCAGAAAAGTCCATCAACCTAAAGGCTGGAAGATAA
- a CDS encoding cyanophycinase, with the protein MEKPKGKLIAVGGNEDKGSYPNPKSKRKYYLDFFELGILKRFLKEIPDKNPHIEVVTTASMIPEEVGERYTSAFGILGVENVQLMHIRTEEDALKPEYIRRVRACDGIMFSGGDQARITRMFLHTELLDILKHRYQHENFIIAGTSAGAMAMSREMIKGGSAPESLLRGAVKLGRGLNLIEGVIIDTHFVTRGRFGRLMEAVVTHPKTIGIGLGEDTGVLITEGHKIETIGSNLVVIVDGHEVKYTNIDEVEPGRPVAINHMLMHVLAKGNLFDINARVFYKSKEDYQHSQLQELNR; encoded by the coding sequence GTGGAGAAACCTAAAGGAAAACTGATTGCAGTAGGCGGAAACGAAGACAAAGGCAGTTACCCGAATCCCAAATCGAAAAGGAAGTACTACCTCGACTTTTTTGAATTGGGTATACTAAAGCGTTTTCTGAAGGAAATTCCAGACAAGAACCCACACATCGAGGTGGTAACCACTGCATCCATGATTCCGGAGGAGGTGGGTGAGCGTTATACCAGCGCCTTTGGCATTCTGGGCGTGGAGAATGTGCAACTGATGCACATACGCACGGAGGAGGATGCCTTAAAACCGGAGTATATCAGGCGGGTGCGCGCGTGCGACGGCATTATGTTCAGCGGCGGAGACCAGGCGCGGATAACCCGCATGTTCCTGCATACGGAGCTGCTCGACATCCTAAAGCACCGCTACCAGCACGAGAACTTTATTATTGCCGGCACCAGCGCGGGCGCTATGGCCATGTCCAGGGAAATGATCAAGGGCGGCAGTGCCCCTGAGTCGCTGTTGCGCGGAGCCGTGAAATTGGGCCGGGGCCTTAACCTGATTGAGGGCGTGATTATTGACACGCACTTTGTGACCCGCGGGCGTTTCGGGCGATTGATGGAGGCCGTGGTAACACACCCCAAAACGATTGGCATCGGCCTGGGCGAAGATACCGGCGTGCTCATTACCGAGGGCCACAAGATCGAGACCATTGGCTCTAACCTGGTGGTGATCGTGGATGGGCACGAGGTTAAGTATACTAACATCGATGAGGTGGAGCCCGGCCGACCCGTAGCCATTAACCACATGTTGATGCACGTGCTGGCCAAGGGCAACCTTTTCGACATCAATGCACGTGTCTTCTACAAAAGCAAAGAGGATTACCAACACTCGCAACTGCAGGAGCTTAACCGGTAA
- a CDS encoding HAD family hydrolase yields the protein MTIKALIIDLDNTIFPVPSIGEELFRPFFHVLEESGEFKGDLKDIKQDMMRIPFQKVAQKYKFSEQLKQQGDKLLQTLKYEKPIPPFEDYAELRALPQQKFLVTTGYTNMQQSKVEKLGIKDDFEEVHIVDPSKSDLTKKDIFQSIVERYKYDTSEVLVVGDDPESELKAGRELGLGTVLYAKDSAAHSNVSPRITHFGQLKEFLT from the coding sequence ATGACCATCAAAGCACTAATTATCGACCTCGACAATACCATTTTCCCTGTACCATCCATCGGTGAGGAATTGTTCAGGCCCTTCTTTCACGTGCTGGAGGAGAGCGGGGAATTTAAGGGAGACCTGAAGGACATAAAGCAGGACATGATGCGCATCCCTTTCCAGAAGGTGGCTCAGAAGTATAAATTCAGTGAGCAACTGAAGCAGCAGGGCGACAAGTTATTACAAACCCTGAAGTATGAAAAACCTATCCCTCCTTTCGAGGACTATGCGGAGCTGCGGGCATTGCCGCAGCAGAAGTTCCTGGTTACCACGGGCTATACCAACATGCAGCAGAGTAAGGTAGAAAAGCTGGGTATAAAAGATGACTTTGAGGAAGTGCACATCGTGGACCCCAGCAAGTCGGACCTCACAAAAAAAGACATTTTCCAAAGTATAGTAGAACGCTACAAGTATGATACCTCCGAAGTACTGGTTGTCGGTGACGACCCGGAATCAGAGCTGAAGGCGGGTCGCGAGTTGGGCCTTGGCACCGTGCTGTACGCCAAAGATAGCGCCGCCCATAGCAACGTCTCTCCCCGCATAACACACTTTGGGCAGCTAAAAGAATTTCTGACCTAA
- a CDS encoding isoaspartyl peptidase/L-asparaginase family protein yields the protein MQKTAIAIHGGAGTITQASLSAEQEKAYRAALKEAVEAGHQVLEQGGTALQAVELAVVHLEDTPLFNAGRGSVFTKEGKHEMDAAIMCGKTLEAGAVAGVRSIKNPVKLAAAIMEHSDHVMLSSYGAEEFALSYGVEFAPESYFFDKFRYGQWSEVRDSDIFMLDHTAQRDEKFGTVGAVAVDQKGNVAAATSTGGMTNKRYNRIGDTPIIGSGTYANNNTCAISCTGHGEFFMRAVVAYDVSCLMAYKGYTLQQACDEVVMKKLVDFGGDGGLVAVTAAGEIAMPFNSEGMYRASKAAQQETYVGIYKE from the coding sequence ATGCAAAAAACAGCGATTGCCATACATGGCGGGGCAGGCACCATTACACAGGCCAGTCTGTCGGCGGAGCAGGAAAAAGCCTACCGGGCTGCTCTGAAAGAGGCCGTAGAAGCCGGACACCAGGTGCTGGAGCAAGGCGGCACGGCACTGCAGGCCGTGGAACTAGCGGTGGTGCATCTGGAAGACACGCCGCTGTTCAACGCCGGTCGCGGGTCCGTGTTTACCAAGGAGGGAAAGCATGAGATGGATGCAGCCATCATGTGCGGCAAAACATTGGAGGCCGGCGCGGTGGCCGGTGTGCGAAGTATAAAAAACCCTGTGAAGCTAGCTGCAGCCATCATGGAGCATTCCGACCACGTGATGCTGAGCAGCTACGGGGCTGAGGAGTTTGCGCTCAGCTATGGGGTGGAGTTTGCGCCGGAGTCATACTTTTTCGACAAGTTCAGGTATGGCCAGTGGAGCGAGGTGCGGGATTCTGATATTTTTATGCTGGACCACACCGCGCAGCGCGACGAGAAGTTCGGGACCGTGGGGGCTGTGGCCGTGGACCAGAAAGGCAATGTGGCCGCGGCAACCTCCACAGGCGGCATGACGAACAAGCGCTACAACCGCATCGGCGACACACCTATTATCGGGTCGGGCACCTACGCTAACAACAACACCTGCGCCATCTCCTGCACCGGGCACGGTGAGTTTTTCATGCGCGCGGTGGTGGCCTACGATGTCTCCTGCCTGATGGCGTATAAAGGCTATACCCTGCAGCAAGCCTGCGACGAGGTGGTGATGAAAAAGCTGGTGGACTTCGGCGGCGATGGCGGGTTGGTCGCTGTCACGGCAGCCGGGGAAATAGCCATGCCGTTTAACTCTGAAGGGATGTACCGCGCCAGTAAGGCCGCGCAGCAGGAAACCTATGTGGGTATTTACAAGGAGTAG
- a CDS encoding DUF3127 domain-containing protein, with the protein MSFDIQGKLYEIFDEQQISDKFKKREFVLEIPDGSYTQYVKFQLTQDKCNLLDTYNNGDEVKVTFNLSGKPFTKNGQTMYFTNLQAWRLEPASHGSNGGAGAAAPQQDAPSFYSSDADNDLPF; encoded by the coding sequence ATGTCTTTTGATATCCAAGGTAAGCTGTACGAGATCTTTGATGAGCAACAGATCAGCGACAAGTTCAAGAAGCGCGAGTTTGTGCTGGAGATTCCGGACGGCTCTTACACGCAGTACGTAAAGTTTCAGCTGACACAGGACAAGTGCAACCTGCTTGACACCTACAATAATGGCGACGAGGTGAAAGTTACCTTTAACCTGTCTGGCAAGCCTTTCACGAAGAATGGCCAAACCATGTACTTTACCAACCTGCAAGCCTGGAGACTGGAGCCTGCTTCTCACGGCTCTAATGGAGGCGCCGGTGCAGCTGCTCCTCAGCAAGACGCTCCCTCATTCTATAGCAGCGATGCAGACAACGATCTGCCTTTTTAA
- a CDS encoding AlbA family DNA-binding domain-containing protein, with amino-acid sequence MDELQRLIWEGENDSVDFKQRITKPEKIARTMVSFANTRGGVILVGVKDNGYVCGVDPEEEKHTLQLAAEFYCDPPVTLQYEEVEQDNRVVLKVTVPESTHKPHFAKLKEDDWRGYVRVNDTSVQTSKMVNKTLQQAPDQFEPLPLNRHEEAVLEYLRLHPRITLRQYMKLANISERRAYRTLVKLVIHGYLLLHDKEKEDFYTLV; translated from the coding sequence ATGGATGAGCTACAGCGCCTGATCTGGGAAGGCGAAAACGACAGCGTTGACTTCAAGCAGCGCATCACCAAACCCGAGAAAATCGCCAGAACCATGGTGTCGTTCGCCAACACACGCGGCGGCGTGATACTAGTAGGCGTTAAGGACAATGGCTATGTGTGCGGCGTAGACCCCGAGGAGGAAAAGCATACGCTGCAACTTGCCGCAGAATTCTACTGCGACCCGCCAGTGACTCTGCAGTACGAGGAGGTAGAGCAGGACAACAGGGTGGTGCTAAAGGTGACGGTGCCCGAAAGCACCCATAAGCCCCATTTTGCCAAACTGAAAGAAGACGACTGGCGCGGCTATGTGCGCGTGAACGACACCAGCGTGCAAACCAGCAAAATGGTGAACAAGACCCTGCAGCAGGCGCCCGACCAGTTCGAACCGCTCCCGCTCAACCGCCACGAAGAAGCCGTGCTGGAGTACCTGCGGCTGCATCCGCGCATTACGCTGCGCCAGTACATGAAGTTGGCTAACATCTCCGAGCGCCGTGCCTACCGCACGCTGGTGAAACTGGTAATTCATGGCTACCTGCTCCTGCACGACAAGGAGAAAGAAGACTTTTATACGTTGGTGTAG
- a CDS encoding toxin-antitoxin system YwqK family antitoxin → MVKLRLWLYLLILLFLPLAATGQEKDVKIYKPRKQGILFWKINRFDQQDRFHGRWKIYLGDDRIVIRNGRFRHGTEVGKWKYYYPSGTCYMIEKYNRRNNIIEVQKFHENGNLARQGTARFIRSSLKDHYFWFGEWQVFDEQGIYSHTETYRSGHLVSSTKGK, encoded by the coding sequence ATGGTAAAGCTAAGATTGTGGTTATACTTGCTCATACTGCTGTTTCTGCCTTTGGCGGCCACAGGGCAGGAGAAGGACGTGAAAATCTATAAACCCAGGAAACAGGGAATCCTTTTCTGGAAGATTAACCGGTTCGACCAGCAGGATCGCTTTCACGGCCGCTGGAAAATATACTTGGGGGATGACAGGATAGTTATTCGGAACGGGCGTTTCAGGCACGGCACCGAGGTGGGGAAATGGAAATACTATTACCCCAGCGGCACCTGCTACATGATAGAAAAGTATAACCGCCGCAACAACATCATCGAGGTGCAAAAGTTTCATGAGAATGGGAACCTGGCCCGCCAGGGCACGGCTCGCTTCATCCGGTCCTCGCTCAAAGACCATTACTTCTGGTTTGGGGAATGGCAGGTGTTTGATGAGCAGGGAATATACTCGCATACTGAGACCTACCGGAGTGGCCACCTGGTCAGCAGCACGAAAGGAAAGTAA
- a CDS encoding PhoH family protein, with the protein MPKASPETKKAGTSSQSISTPAENGKSKPSKASTAKTNSKDTDTKKIFVLDTSVILYDHSAIRNFQEHDVAIPITVLEELDNFKKGNDIKNFEAREFIRFIDKLSSEHRLQDWIPLNGRNKGSFKVLMHNTSAGVDAVNIFGDKNDHHILNSALTLQQEKPKSRVVLVTKDINLRLKARALNIISEDYETGKIQDVADLYTGCDTVEDVPANLVNELYEHGFCDADKVLPTLPKDNHFFVLKSFKNSVLAYYNIAEKRLERVDKQLAYGIKPRNAEQAFALHALMSPHIKLISIQGVAGTGKTLLALASALEQRRDYKQVYLARPVVPLSNKDIGYLPGDIKSKLNPYMEPLWDNLKYIQNQYPETSKEYQRLKEMVELEKLMITPLAYIRGRSLSNIIFIVDEAQNLTPHEVKTIISRAGENTKIIFTGDIYQIDTPYLDSQSNGLSYLIDRARNHPLYAHITLQKGERSELANLANELL; encoded by the coding sequence ATGCCCAAAGCATCACCCGAAACCAAAAAGGCTGGCACTTCCAGCCAAAGTATCTCTACCCCTGCCGAGAACGGCAAAAGCAAACCTTCAAAAGCATCCACCGCAAAAACTAACTCGAAAGACACAGACACCAAGAAGATCTTTGTGCTCGACACCTCCGTCATCCTCTACGACCACAGCGCCATCAGGAACTTCCAGGAACACGACGTAGCCATCCCGATCACGGTGCTGGAGGAGCTCGATAACTTCAAGAAAGGCAACGACATCAAGAATTTTGAGGCGCGCGAGTTTATCCGCTTCATCGACAAGCTCTCTTCCGAGCACCGGCTGCAGGATTGGATTCCGCTGAACGGCCGCAACAAAGGGAGCTTTAAGGTGCTGATGCACAACACATCCGCAGGGGTAGATGCCGTTAACATCTTCGGAGACAAGAATGATCACCACATCCTCAACTCGGCCCTCACGCTACAGCAGGAAAAGCCGAAGAGTCGCGTGGTGCTGGTCACCAAAGACATTAACCTGCGCCTGAAGGCCCGCGCCCTGAATATCATTTCAGAGGACTATGAAACCGGCAAGATACAGGACGTAGCCGATCTCTATACCGGCTGCGATACCGTGGAGGATGTACCGGCTAACCTGGTGAACGAGCTATACGAGCACGGCTTCTGCGATGCGGATAAGGTGCTGCCAACCCTGCCCAAGGACAACCACTTCTTTGTGCTCAAAAGTTTTAAGAATTCCGTGCTGGCCTACTATAACATTGCCGAGAAGCGGCTGGAGCGGGTGGATAAGCAGTTGGCCTACGGTATAAAACCGCGCAACGCTGAGCAGGCTTTTGCCCTCCATGCCCTCATGAGCCCGCACATAAAGCTCATCAGCATACAAGGCGTGGCCGGTACCGGAAAAACGCTGCTGGCGCTGGCCAGTGCACTGGAGCAGCGCCGCGATTACAAGCAGGTCTACCTGGCGCGCCCGGTGGTGCCGCTCAGCAACAAAGACATTGGCTACCTGCCCGGCGACATTAAATCGAAGCTGAACCCGTACATGGAGCCGCTCTGGGACAACCTGAAGTACATCCAGAACCAGTACCCCGAGACCAGTAAGGAGTACCAGCGGCTGAAGGAAATGGTGGAGCTGGAAAAGCTGATGATCACGCCGCTGGCCTATATCCGGGGCCGCAGCCTCTCGAACATCATTTTTATAGTGGATGAGGCGCAGAACCTGACGCCACACGAGGTGAAGACGATCATCTCCCGGGCTGGCGAGAACACCAAGATCATCTTTACAGGCGATATCTATCAGATTGACACGCCTTACCTCGACTCGCAAAGCAACGGCCTCTCCTACCTCATCGACCGTGCCCGGAATCACCCGCTTTACGCACACATAACGCTGCAAAAAGGTGAGCGCTCTGAGCTGGCAAACCTGGCAAATGAACTGTTGTAA
- a CDS encoding SRPBCC family protein, with translation MKLFRIVLIALPVSAALIIGASHFLPSEIVVQQSVFLQQAPEEVYPYLNNPTEWQNWSVLNKAHDPSMIHLYGGPVQGKGARLQWSGDRVGDGQLIFTESIQPTTIAYRQSQPDDTAAILGVFTLQAHNGGTQLVWQQQTTLRQNPMAKLLGVLQKYRMQQEAERGLQGLQKLLGVRKLKS, from the coding sequence ATGAAACTGTTCAGAATTGTGCTGATTGCGCTGCCCGTAAGTGCAGCACTCATTATCGGTGCCTCGCATTTTTTGCCTTCCGAAATTGTGGTGCAGCAGTCCGTTTTTCTGCAGCAAGCGCCGGAAGAGGTATATCCCTACCTGAACAACCCCACCGAGTGGCAAAACTGGAGCGTGCTTAACAAGGCGCACGACCCAAGTATGATTCACCTCTACGGCGGGCCGGTACAAGGCAAGGGCGCACGGCTGCAGTGGAGCGGCGACAGGGTAGGCGACGGCCAACTCATCTTTACGGAAAGCATACAGCCGACTACTATCGCCTACAGGCAGTCGCAGCCTGACGACACCGCTGCTATACTTGGCGTGTTTACGCTACAAGCCCATAACGGAGGCACCCAACTGGTATGGCAGCAGCAAACAACACTGAGGCAAAACCCTATGGCCAAGCTGCTGGGCGTGCTGCAAAAGTATAGAATGCAGCAGGAGGCCGAACGGGGGCTTCAGGGACTGCAAAAGCTCTTGGGAGTTAGAAAGTTAAAAAGTTAG
- a CDS encoding YkvA family protein yields the protein MLQDWIHKGFKYSQNPIFRRFTGKAGALLSKPMKIGLLLTTAYNKLVDVDGGESGFQQLKTLMMTFMRLVRAYVRGDYRDVSKKSMVIGVAVLLYLVTPLDIIPDFIPVIGLMDDISLMVWFVDAFSKEITKYREWEAHTSYENIGRF from the coding sequence ATGCTACAAGATTGGATACACAAAGGATTTAAGTACTCCCAAAACCCCATCTTCAGGAGGTTTACAGGCAAAGCCGGAGCCTTACTTTCCAAGCCCATGAAGATTGGTTTGCTGCTGACTACGGCTTACAATAAATTAGTAGATGTGGACGGCGGTGAAAGTGGTTTCCAGCAGCTGAAGACCCTGATGATGACCTTTATGCGTCTGGTTCGGGCCTACGTAAGGGGCGATTACAGGGATGTTTCCAAAAAATCCATGGTGATCGGGGTGGCGGTGCTACTCTACCTGGTCACACCTCTCGACATCATCCCTGATTTTATACCTGTCATCGGCCTAATGGATGATATCAGCCTGATGGTCTGGTTTGTGGATGCCTTCAGCAAGGAGATCACCAAGTACCGGGAGTGGGAAGCTCATACCAGCTACGAGAACATTGGCCGTTTCTAA